The following are encoded together in the Salvelinus alpinus chromosome 29, SLU_Salpinus.1, whole genome shotgun sequence genome:
- the LOC139559083 gene encoding pygopus homolog 2-like isoform X1, protein MAAESGRLLAGQGQGKRGKGGQMKSPEKRKRKSNAQGAGGAFSHLSEFAPPPTPMVDHLVASNPFDDDFCPPSLPSRPGGAGVPGGGPFLPSPGAGGGVLYGGGGRIGPGGMGFMGGPGGGPGGPGRRPPFGPGPPNAGPHHQLGFGGMPGFGGGGGGGGFPGPGGPSQFNMPPNFSPPMHPGPGFNPMLSPGGMGGPGGGPPHPRFGMPPQQHGQGGHPFNSPPLPGGGGPRGPPHGPMGGMPGGMNMMGGMGVGPGGNMGGIPGLPPQGQFPPSQDGPYPGLSPPGPGNDEGKNFGGGGPQSGPPQQQPNLNTSGPPGPNNTPPGPPNSGPPQPGGGFPDQQPNTPGQPPSAPPQSNPNSSPTGPLNGSQPLQPPPNQLQGPNSANAPSSNNPSQQQSTPPNSSLGSTLYNQQNNTPGGGSMPNAPPNSAQNNMTNNSSGVNTPGSNPNPPSNSTPNTQSPLPPGPANPSTGPGSGPGKLGGPGMVFPCGFCLSEVHDDQDAILCEASCQRWFHRDCTGLTEPAYGLLTRESSAVWACDFCLKTKEIQAVYVRQGLGQLVAANEG, encoded by the exons GTGGACAGATGAAGAGtccagagaagaggaagagaaaatCCAACGCTCAG GGGGCCGGTGGCGCGTTCTCCCACCTCTCTGAGTTTGCGCCCCCTCCTACCCCCATGGTGGATCACCTGGTTGCCTCCAACCCTTTTGATGATGATTTTTGCCCCCCGTCGCTGCCGTCCCGACCTGGTGGGGCTGGAGTTCCAGGAGGGGGTCCCTTTCTCCCGAGCCCCGGGGCAGGTGGAGGGGTTCTATATGGGGGTGGAGGCAGGATAGGCCCCGGGGGCATGGGCTTCATGGGGGGCCCCGGGGGAGGCCCTGGAGGACCAGGACGGAGACCGCCCTTTGGCCCAGGACCACCCAACGCAGGACCGCACCACCAGCTGGGCTTTGGGGGGATGCCTGGCTTTGGGGGTGGAGGTGGCGGAGGAGGTTTCCCGGGACCCGGGGGTCCTTCGCAATTTAACATGCCCCCCAATTTCAGTCCGCCCATGCACCCGGGACCGGGGTTCAACCCTATGCTGTCCCCTGGTGGTATGGGGGGTCCTGGAGGAGGGCCACCACACCCTCGGTTTGGGATGCCCCCGCAGCAGCACGGACAGGGTGGGCACCCCTTCAACAGCCCCCCTTTGCCCGGTGGCGGAGGCCCCAGGGGACCCCCCCATGGCCCCATGGGGGGCATGCCTGGTGGGATGAACATGATGGGGGGCATGGGCGTTGGCCCAGGAGGAAACATGGGAGGGATTCCAGGTTTACCCCCTCAAGGACAGTTCCCTCCCTCACAGGATGGCCCATACCCAGGCCTCAGCCCCCCAGGCCCAGGGAACGATGAGGGGAAGAACTTTGGCGGAGGTGGGCCCCAGTCTGGGCCTCCGCAGCAGCAGCCTAACTTAAACACCTCTGGTCCACCGGGTCCCAACAACACTCCCCCCGGGCCTCCCAACTCTGGCCCTCCCCAGCCTGGAGGAGGCTTCCCTGACCAGCAGCCCAACACACCCGGCCAGCCCCCCTCAGCACCGCCCCAGTCCAACCCCAACTCCTCCCCCACCGGCCCCCTCAACGGCTCCCAGCCCCTGCAGCCGCCACCCAATCAGCTGCAGGGGCCCAACTCTGCCAACGCCCCCTCTTCCAATAACCCGTCCCAACAGCAGTCAACTCCACCAAATTCTTCCCTTGGCTCCACCCTTTACAACCAGCAGAACAACACTCCTGGTGGAGGCTCCATGCCAAACGCTCCCCCCAACTCTGCCCAGAACAACATGACCAACAACAGCAGTGGGGTTAACACCCCCGGCAGCAACCCCAACCCCCCTTCCAACTCCACCCCCAACACCCAGTCTCCGCTGCCCCCCGGCCCCGCTAACCCCTCCACCGGCCCAGGTTCCGGTCCAGGGAAGCTGGGCGGCCCGGGCATGGTGTTCCCCTGCGGCTTCTGCCTGTCGGAGGTGCACGACGACCAGGATGCGATCTTGTGTGAGGCGTCGTGCCAGCGCTGGTTCCACCGTGACTGCACGGGCCTGACGGAGCCAGCCTACGGTCTGCTGACCCGAGAGAGCTCTGCTGTCTGGGCCTGCGACTTCTGCCTCAAGACCAAGGAGATCCAAGCTGTGTATGTCCGCCAGGGCTTGGGCCAGCTGGTGGCTGCCAACGAGGGCTGA
- the LOC139559083 gene encoding pygopus homolog 2-like isoform X2, with translation MKSPEKRKRKSNAQGAGGAFSHLSEFAPPPTPMVDHLVASNPFDDDFCPPSLPSRPGGAGVPGGGPFLPSPGAGGGVLYGGGGRIGPGGMGFMGGPGGGPGGPGRRPPFGPGPPNAGPHHQLGFGGMPGFGGGGGGGGFPGPGGPSQFNMPPNFSPPMHPGPGFNPMLSPGGMGGPGGGPPHPRFGMPPQQHGQGGHPFNSPPLPGGGGPRGPPHGPMGGMPGGMNMMGGMGVGPGGNMGGIPGLPPQGQFPPSQDGPYPGLSPPGPGNDEGKNFGGGGPQSGPPQQQPNLNTSGPPGPNNTPPGPPNSGPPQPGGGFPDQQPNTPGQPPSAPPQSNPNSSPTGPLNGSQPLQPPPNQLQGPNSANAPSSNNPSQQQSTPPNSSLGSTLYNQQNNTPGGGSMPNAPPNSAQNNMTNNSSGVNTPGSNPNPPSNSTPNTQSPLPPGPANPSTGPGSGPGKLGGPGMVFPCGFCLSEVHDDQDAILCEASCQRWFHRDCTGLTEPAYGLLTRESSAVWACDFCLKTKEIQAVYVRQGLGQLVAANEG, from the exons ATGAAGAGtccagagaagaggaagagaaaatCCAACGCTCAG GGGGCCGGTGGCGCGTTCTCCCACCTCTCTGAGTTTGCGCCCCCTCCTACCCCCATGGTGGATCACCTGGTTGCCTCCAACCCTTTTGATGATGATTTTTGCCCCCCGTCGCTGCCGTCCCGACCTGGTGGGGCTGGAGTTCCAGGAGGGGGTCCCTTTCTCCCGAGCCCCGGGGCAGGTGGAGGGGTTCTATATGGGGGTGGAGGCAGGATAGGCCCCGGGGGCATGGGCTTCATGGGGGGCCCCGGGGGAGGCCCTGGAGGACCAGGACGGAGACCGCCCTTTGGCCCAGGACCACCCAACGCAGGACCGCACCACCAGCTGGGCTTTGGGGGGATGCCTGGCTTTGGGGGTGGAGGTGGCGGAGGAGGTTTCCCGGGACCCGGGGGTCCTTCGCAATTTAACATGCCCCCCAATTTCAGTCCGCCCATGCACCCGGGACCGGGGTTCAACCCTATGCTGTCCCCTGGTGGTATGGGGGGTCCTGGAGGAGGGCCACCACACCCTCGGTTTGGGATGCCCCCGCAGCAGCACGGACAGGGTGGGCACCCCTTCAACAGCCCCCCTTTGCCCGGTGGCGGAGGCCCCAGGGGACCCCCCCATGGCCCCATGGGGGGCATGCCTGGTGGGATGAACATGATGGGGGGCATGGGCGTTGGCCCAGGAGGAAACATGGGAGGGATTCCAGGTTTACCCCCTCAAGGACAGTTCCCTCCCTCACAGGATGGCCCATACCCAGGCCTCAGCCCCCCAGGCCCAGGGAACGATGAGGGGAAGAACTTTGGCGGAGGTGGGCCCCAGTCTGGGCCTCCGCAGCAGCAGCCTAACTTAAACACCTCTGGTCCACCGGGTCCCAACAACACTCCCCCCGGGCCTCCCAACTCTGGCCCTCCCCAGCCTGGAGGAGGCTTCCCTGACCAGCAGCCCAACACACCCGGCCAGCCCCCCTCAGCACCGCCCCAGTCCAACCCCAACTCCTCCCCCACCGGCCCCCTCAACGGCTCCCAGCCCCTGCAGCCGCCACCCAATCAGCTGCAGGGGCCCAACTCTGCCAACGCCCCCTCTTCCAATAACCCGTCCCAACAGCAGTCAACTCCACCAAATTCTTCCCTTGGCTCCACCCTTTACAACCAGCAGAACAACACTCCTGGTGGAGGCTCCATGCCAAACGCTCCCCCCAACTCTGCCCAGAACAACATGACCAACAACAGCAGTGGGGTTAACACCCCCGGCAGCAACCCCAACCCCCCTTCCAACTCCACCCCCAACACCCAGTCTCCGCTGCCCCCCGGCCCCGCTAACCCCTCCACCGGCCCAGGTTCCGGTCCAGGGAAGCTGGGCGGCCCGGGCATGGTGTTCCCCTGCGGCTTCTGCCTGTCGGAGGTGCACGACGACCAGGATGCGATCTTGTGTGAGGCGTCGTGCCAGCGCTGGTTCCACCGTGACTGCACGGGCCTGACGGAGCCAGCCTACGGTCTGCTGACCCGAGAGAGCTCTGCTGTCTGGGCCTGCGACTTCTGCCTCAAGACCAAGGAGATCCAAGCTGTGTATGTCCGCCAGGGCTTGGGCCAGCTGGTGGCTGCCAACGAGGGCTGA